A region of Moorena producens PAL-8-15-08-1 DNA encodes the following proteins:
- a CDS encoding response regulator yields MNSTYINSYRHDKKLNPLSLLAQLSSRHANGCLQVSSGSVSWSIYLENGKLIYASNSINPFDRLDHYLSRLSRRIPTLVSAVRVQVRLIFEANLNSHSNYPSDYQAICWLVNQHYLNSVQAASLIEELAEDVIGSLLSEKEGTYQLLETNPSEDLPKFCRLDLRTIVEHCYEQLQHQHSSNSKPVNNPYSSHSVVPIGNSTQLNSIHEPSLNKSAQLEHSFQYNTSVNQKPMSTSKTYKIACIDDSTSVLNAINSFLEDKSFSVVMINDPVRALMQVIRIKPDLILLDVAMPNLDGYELCSLLRKHSLFKHTPIIMVTGNTGFLDRAKAKLVGASGYLTKPFNQSDLLKIVFKHLK; encoded by the coding sequence ATGAACTCCACCTACATCAATAGCTACAGACATGATAAAAAACTAAACCCCCTTTCCTTATTGGCTCAATTATCCAGTCGTCATGCCAATGGATGTTTACAAGTATCCAGTGGTTCAGTTTCTTGGTCAATCTATCTAGAAAATGGTAAATTAATCTATGCCTCAAACTCCATCAACCCATTTGATCGCCTAGATCATTACTTATCTCGTCTAAGTCGTAGAATTCCTACCCTTGTTAGTGCCGTTCGGGTTCAGGTTCGCCTGATCTTTGAAGCCAACTTAAACAGTCATTCAAATTATCCTTCAGATTACCAAGCAATTTGTTGGTTGGTTAATCAACATTATCTCAATTCCGTTCAGGCAGCAAGTCTGATCGAAGAATTGGCTGAAGACGTAATAGGTTCTCTGCTGTCAGAGAAAGAAGGAACTTACCAATTACTGGAAACTAATCCATCTGAGGATTTGCCTAAATTTTGTAGGCTTGACCTTCGCACAATTGTTGAACACTGTTACGAACAGTTACAACATCAGCACTCTTCTAACTCAAAGCCAGTGAATAATCCCTATAGCTCTCATTCTGTAGTCCCCATCGGAAATTCTACACAATTGAATTCAATTCACGAACCCTCTCTAAATAAGTCGGCTCAATTAGAGCACAGTTTCCAATATAATACATCGGTTAATCAAAAACCAATGTCTACCAGTAAAACTTACAAGATTGCTTGCATTGATGATAGTACAAGTGTTTTAAATGCCATCAACTCCTTCTTGGAAGATAAAAGTTTCTCTGTTGTCATGATTAATGACCCAGTTAGGGCATTAATGCAAGTGATCCGTATTAAGCCTGACCTAATTTTGCTCGATGTTGCCATGCCAAACTTAGATGGTTATGAGCTATGTTCTCTGTTACGAAAGCATTCACTTTTTAAACATACCCCAATTATTATGGTAACTGGCAATACTGGTTTCCTAGACCGAGCTAAAGCTAAACTTGTTGGAGCATCTGGTTACTTGACTAAACCGTTTAACCAATCCGATCTCCTTAAGATAGTGTTTAAACATCTCAAATAA